A section of the Microbulbifer pacificus genome encodes:
- a CDS encoding long-chain-fatty-acid--CoA ligase, translated as MKGLMMDSQLTVTSIMEFAERQFPDSEIVSVTKDNSLHRFTYKDAFLRVRKLANALIDYGIKRSDRIATLAWNDYRHLEIYYAVGCSGFICHTINPRLFEEQIEYIVNHAEDRILFLDPDFISLAESIQNRVACIEKFVVLTDDEHMPTTTLRGAESYESFIANTRSTISWPELNETDACSLCYTSGTTGNPKGVLYSHRSIVLHSYGAALPDGMNISIRDVVMPIVPMFHVNAWNLPYTAAMVGAKMVFPGAKMGDGATLHSLIEKEEVTFSAGVPTVWLGLLKFLSESGSNVPSLQRVVVGGSACPLSIMDEFRDKYAVEVHHAWGMTETGPLGALNSLKPGMEQLEKAELDSIRQLQGRPIYGVSIKIVNDNGEELPWDGKSVGEFRVRGPWISSGYFKDSGGVYGSHDEDGWFATGDVGTMDANGYMRITDRTKDVIKSGGEWISSIDIENVAVGHPGVAEAAVIGVRHAKWGERPLLLIVRSGKTAIEKLDMLGWLEGKIAKWWMPDGVEFVDEISHTATGKISKKDLRVQFAEYQFSDCE; from the coding sequence ATGAAGGGTCTGATGATGGACTCACAGTTGACCGTGACTAGCATCATGGAGTTCGCCGAAAGGCAGTTTCCAGATAGTGAAATCGTCTCAGTAACTAAGGACAACTCGCTACACCGGTTTACCTACAAAGATGCATTCCTCCGTGTTCGCAAGCTTGCCAATGCCTTGATCGACTACGGCATCAAACGGTCGGATAGGATAGCTACTCTAGCCTGGAATGATTATCGCCACCTAGAGATATACTACGCCGTAGGCTGTAGCGGCTTCATCTGTCACACAATTAATCCCCGTCTGTTTGAAGAACAGATTGAGTACATCGTAAACCATGCTGAGGACCGCATACTCTTTCTTGATCCGGATTTCATATCTTTAGCGGAATCAATTCAAAATCGCGTTGCATGCATCGAAAAATTTGTTGTATTGACGGACGATGAGCACATGCCAACAACGACCCTGCGAGGTGCGGAAAGTTATGAGTCATTCATAGCGAATACTCGCAGCACGATCTCGTGGCCTGAGCTCAATGAAACTGATGCTTGCTCCCTCTGTTATACGTCGGGAACAACCGGCAACCCGAAAGGCGTATTGTACTCACACCGTTCAATAGTTCTTCATTCCTATGGAGCTGCACTTCCCGATGGGATGAATATTTCGATCCGTGATGTGGTTATGCCGATTGTGCCTATGTTCCACGTCAATGCCTGGAACCTTCCGTACACGGCTGCAATGGTCGGGGCTAAGATGGTGTTCCCCGGCGCGAAGATGGGTGATGGTGCGACACTCCATTCCTTGATAGAGAAAGAAGAAGTTACATTCTCGGCCGGGGTGCCTACGGTTTGGCTTGGGCTGCTCAAGTTTCTCAGTGAAAGCGGCAGCAATGTACCGTCGCTTCAACGTGTCGTTGTCGGCGGCTCAGCTTGCCCTCTTTCGATCATGGATGAGTTCCGAGACAAGTATGCGGTGGAGGTGCATCATGCGTGGGGCATGACTGAAACCGGTCCTCTGGGTGCTCTTAATTCGCTGAAACCCGGTATGGAACAGCTCGAAAAGGCGGAACTTGACTCTATTCGCCAGTTGCAGGGACGGCCAATTTATGGCGTCAGTATTAAAATCGTGAATGATAATGGCGAAGAGCTTCCATGGGATGGTAAGTCCGTAGGTGAGTTTCGAGTCCGAGGTCCATGGATCAGTAGTGGCTATTTCAAGGATTCTGGTGGTGTTTATGGTTCGCACGACGAAGATGGTTGGTTCGCCACAGGGGACGTAGGAACCATGGACGCCAATGGATACATGCGAATCACCGACCGTACCAAGGACGTCATAAAATCCGGCGGGGAGTGGATCAGTTCCATTGATATAGAAAATGTTGCCGTAGGCCATCCCGGCGTCGCTGAAGCTGCGGTGATTGGTGTTCGTCACGCCAAGTGGGGCGAGCGTCCGTTACTGTTGATTGTTCGGTCAGGCAAAACTGCAATTGAGAAACTCGATATGCTCGGTTGGCTTGAGGGCAAGATTGCTAAGTGGTGGATGCCGGATGGTGTTGAATTTGTCGACGAAATTTCACACACAGCAACAGGAAAGATCAGCAAAAAAGATCTGCGAGTTCAGTTTGCAGAGTATCAGTTTTCCGACTGCGAGTAA
- a CDS encoding fumarylacetoacetate hydrolase family protein: MKFGSYRNKGKTGFGAIRGDYIVDLTDIAPDLKSFLAAGRPAMESAHAAVAASNSVISIDEVELLPPIPNPGTIWCVGLNTHSHFEEVKAALRLEEKPSKPILFLRSSATLVPSGQDLEKPALENAFDYEGEIALIIGKRARNVSISKAMDCVAGFAPFNDGSAREYQMSSNQVTAGKNAYRSGGFGPYLVTSDEVDASALSLTTRLNGDLVQEMFIEDLIFGFAELVSYISEFTWLEPGDVIVTGSPAGIGFTTKNLLKAGDKVEVEVQGVGTLVNGVRDQEH; the protein is encoded by the coding sequence ATGAAATTTGGCAGTTACAGAAATAAGGGCAAGACCGGGTTCGGTGCTATTCGGGGTGACTATATCGTTGATCTCACTGACATTGCCCCTGACTTAAAGAGCTTTCTTGCCGCAGGACGGCCAGCTATGGAGTCCGCTCACGCTGCCGTAGCAGCTAGTAATTCGGTTATCTCTATCGATGAGGTTGAGCTATTGCCGCCGATTCCAAATCCCGGAACGATCTGGTGTGTAGGCTTGAACACACATTCTCATTTTGAGGAGGTCAAGGCGGCACTTCGGCTTGAGGAAAAGCCATCAAAACCAATTCTATTTTTGCGAAGTTCAGCAACATTGGTACCGTCCGGGCAGGACCTGGAAAAGCCAGCACTAGAAAATGCTTTTGACTATGAAGGTGAAATCGCCCTAATCATCGGAAAACGCGCCCGTAACGTATCCATATCGAAGGCCATGGACTGTGTTGCAGGTTTCGCACCGTTTAACGATGGCAGTGCGCGCGAGTATCAGATGTCATCCAATCAGGTCACAGCTGGAAAAAATGCTTACCGAAGCGGTGGGTTCGGTCCATATTTGGTTACCAGCGACGAAGTTGATGCCTCAGCACTTAGTCTCACAACAAGGCTCAATGGTGATCTGGTACAAGAAATGTTTATCGAGGATCTAATTTTTGGGTTCGCAGAGTTGGTTTCGTATATCTCAGAGTTTACCTGGCTTGAACCTGGCGATGTCATCGTGACAGGATCGCCCGCAGGCATTGGATTTACCACGAAGAATTTACTGAAGGCGGGAGACAAGGTCGAAGTCGAGGTTCAGGGTGTAGGAACACTTGTTAACGGCGTTCGTGATCAGGAACATTAA